A single Bufo bufo chromosome 6, aBufBuf1.1, whole genome shotgun sequence DNA region contains:
- the LOC121004429 gene encoding loricrin-like, with protein MSDIKCKSGGGYQKGSSGDDCGGGYQKGGSGSGSSGGGCQSSGSGDGCKLGSSGGGFQQGSSGGDCSGGFQQGGSGGGYQKGSSGSDCGGAYQQGGSGGGYQQGSSGGDCGGGYQQGGSGGGYQQGSSGGDCGGGYGKQNMTLCGDDQQKGGSCTSGGSGQQCQDQGSYGSGSKSGGGAGWGQDSCDGSKSDASQGKGTGACKK; from the exons ATGTCTGATATTAAATGCAAATCTGGTGGTGGATACCAAAAAGGCAGCTCTGGTGATGACTGTGGTGGTGGATATCAGAAAGGAGGATCTGGCAGTGGTAGCTCTGGTGGCGGATGTCAGTCAAGTGGCTCTGGTGATGGATGTAAACTAggtagctcaggagggggctttcAACAAGGCAGCTCTGGTGGTGACTGTAGTGGCGGATTTCAACAAGGAGGTTCTGGAGGTGGATATCAAAAAGGAAGCTCTGGGAGTGACTGTGGTGGCGCATATCAGCAAGGAGGTTCAGGAGGTGGATATCAACaaggcagctctggaggtgactgtgGTGGCGGATATCAGCAAGGAGGTTCTGGAGGAGGATATCAACAAGgtagctctggaggtgactgtgGTGGTGGATATGGCAAGCAGAACATGACCTTGTGTGGAGATGACCAGCAGAAAGGTGGATCCTGTACAT CTGGTGGCTCCGGACAACAATGTCAAGATCAAGGTTCATATGGCAGCGGTAGTAAATCAG GCGGTGGTGCCGGTTGGGGCCAGGATTCTTGCGATGGTAGCAAATCAG ATGCCAGCCAGGGAAAAGGAACAGGAGCATGCAAGAAGTGA